In a single window of the Acetivibrio clariflavus DSM 19732 genome:
- a CDS encoding macro domain-containing protein translates to MQKLKYIKGDATNPISKGEKIICHICNDIGSWGKGFVLAISKRWKEPEIEYRKWYREKNNFLLGEVQFIRVEQYITVANMIGQHGIKTSSKDVPIRYDAVEKCLEKVCLKAKELNASVHMPRIGCGLAGGKWEKIEPIIIKTLVANDIEVFVYDL, encoded by the coding sequence ATGCAAAAATTAAAGTATATTAAAGGTGATGCAACAAACCCTATTTCAAAAGGTGAAAAGATTATCTGTCATATATGTAATGATATTGGTAGTTGGGGAAAAGGCTTTGTATTAGCTATTTCAAAACGTTGGAAAGAGCCTGAAATTGAATATCGTAAGTGGTATAGAGAAAAAAATAACTTTTTACTTGGAGAAGTACAGTTTATAAGAGTTGAACAATATATAACAGTAGCAAATATGATAGGGCAGCATGGAATTAAAACTAGCTCAAAAGATGTACCAATTAGGTATGATGCTGTTGAAAAATGCTTGGAAAAAGTATGTTTAAAAGCAAAAGAACTGAATGCAAGTGTGCATATGCCAAGAATAGGATGTGGACTTGCTGGTGGTAAGTGGGAAAAAATTGAACCAATCATTATAAAAACTTTAGTAGCTAATGATATAGAAGTATTTGTGTATGATTTATAA
- the tnpB gene encoding IS66 family insertion sequence element accessory protein TnpB (TnpB, as the term is used for proteins encoded by IS66 family insertion elements, is considered an accessory protein, since TnpC, encoded by a neighboring gene, is a DDE family transposase.): MIRWNEKPVYLCCRYTDMRKSINGLITLVQESFSLDPFMNALFVFCNRNRNRIKILEWDGDGFWLYFKRLERGRFRWPTEEDSTTMLLDVNELACLIDSARLEKKLRRKEVLERQIS, translated from the coding sequence ATGATAAGATGGAATGAAAAACCAGTGTATCTTTGCTGTAGATATACGGATATGAGGAAATCTATCAACGGATTAATAACACTGGTACAAGAAAGTTTCTCACTTGATCCGTTTATGAATGCACTGTTTGTGTTCTGTAACAGAAATAGAAACAGGATAAAAATCCTTGAATGGGATGGAGATGGGTTTTGGCTGTACTTTAAGAGGCTAGAACGAGGGCGATTTCGCTGGCCAACAGAAGAAGATTCAACCACAATGCTTCTTGATGTAAACGAATTAGCTTGTCTTATTGATAGTGCCAGATTAGAGAAAAAGCTCAGGAGAAAGGAAGTTTTAGAGCGTCAAATTTCGTAA
- a CDS encoding RHS repeat domain-containing protein, protein MINDAYGVEYTYNFANQLETVKNPEFTGANGMNFNQKYAYDGLGRVVSETTAHGLNKTLMIENVNAPVQVSGLYYSITKYFYDDVNRKLDVNVIGNVDNPAYTEDRIKTEYYDYAGNIKKTVDANGNEISYEYNSMGLQRSVTYPGDSSIPTNTVVYKYDSMGNLRYQKDSVGNVKEYEYDLFGRVTSEKIYGIDGDANETEVRYWYDLYGNVKYKIDANNTVTKYEYDELGRLTRSVVDNIKLIDPATGVDSTTRTSTHETLKYYDKNGNVLHEVTKVTEKDTVSNTAKSSYSVNSYEYDGMGRLVSKIDPVGNIIEKINYNRNSAQIESYDGEDHKKTFEYNKDGKLSVIKQRNESGEYIVSQQYYDAKGNVAYVIDGRENITVYNYDEQDNLTGVSSYAKVKEGVYKLTDTTRYIYDKNGNMKSQEINGIVTNTFNYNARNLVMEKEYPGTSNNIVSYYYYADGNVKEVIDRKNIKTQYKYNPQGLVVEEKAVQIGANGTEQSYTKKNYEYDPTGNQLKSILISSTTTEVVERTYDELGRVKTKGVSNVEGKILYIYDIVTSDGLTAETSIDQKNNITTKVYDKAGRLAFVKNGDINAENIAEYDYYKNGAAKSVIYAGGAREDYIYYPDGRLKSLVNTDNKGVAFESYVYTYDANGNMLSKEDKKGITTYTYDNLNRLKTVDEKYSGKVTEYTYDKLGNRSTAKIKENGIIIEEVYKYNYDLNQLTSVITKKNGVAISTTNYEYDANGNLTSSVTDGETTTYAYDEFNQLISVDGAKYSYNAEGYRVSKNVNGSLTRYIYEYDKVVLEINAAGNQVGRNIYGTNLLMRTADGQSYYYMYNGHADVTALINAATGNIDATYYYDAFGNIVESTGVAKDKNSILYAGYQYDKETGLYYLNARMYDPKIARFLQEDTYTGDPNDPLSLNLYTYCANNPLIYYDPTGHSWISDKINDYKEAFRILFLASEEERYEAFRLIYEYGDNSVYTNVVTSIAYGMAEAGDAFKDPVKQMEENNAILDSVLSNDLGLKDSKVYNIAKKVFGKEIKKVEAGAIYCVNMVKGVGMLGYSIANNQYNQTKFLFNTASFLTGNASYEAWQKSAADYYNSQMNMLNMPANIVLGAINDVGTLLNPQKAYDFFINPDASLASIAEYQSAGLNTAMWAIPAGKALPKFKAGFTEAFNAAWSKGMSESYALATELGPVGGGTFKPQVFADALRQGIKGGISYIKNGGNAIVGKSKPEVYVRYSSEAEALATKEAGGLVPKIHNNGSVSRGAKWISEEGKSRVVRNLGKTSNYTYKITMKLKAGTKQWLESMAIMYDELIGGESNNAGNVFLKSNEVGSYGIGADLLAEFNSRIIDIIIEKIK, encoded by the coding sequence TTGATCAATGATGCTTATGGTGTAGAGTATACCTATAACTTTGCAAACCAATTGGAAACCGTTAAGAATCCTGAATTTACAGGAGCTAACGGTATGAATTTCAATCAGAAATACGCCTATGACGGTCTTGGAAGAGTAGTTAGTGAAACAACAGCCCATGGATTAAATAAAACGTTGATGATTGAAAATGTGAATGCACCAGTACAGGTATCCGGCTTATATTACAGCATTACAAAATACTTTTATGATGATGTAAACAGAAAATTGGATGTTAATGTAATAGGAAATGTGGATAACCCTGCATACACTGAAGATAGGATTAAGACTGAGTATTATGACTATGCAGGAAATATTAAAAAGACTGTAGATGCCAATGGAAATGAGATATCTTATGAGTATAACAGCATGGGATTGCAAAGAAGTGTAACTTATCCGGGAGATTCATCAATACCTACTAATACTGTAGTGTATAAGTATGACTCAATGGGTAACCTAAGGTATCAAAAAGACAGTGTCGGAAATGTAAAAGAATATGAATATGACCTCTTTGGCCGTGTAACAAGTGAAAAGATATATGGCATAGACGGTGATGCCAATGAAACAGAGGTACGTTATTGGTATGATCTGTATGGAAACGTTAAGTACAAGATAGATGCCAATAATACCGTTACAAAATATGAATATGATGAGTTGGGAAGACTTACAAGAAGTGTAGTGGATAATATTAAATTAATAGATCCTGCTACAGGAGTTGACAGTACAACCCGTACATCAACCCATGAAACATTAAAATACTACGATAAAAACGGCAATGTACTACATGAAGTTACAAAAGTAACTGAAAAAGATACTGTCAGCAACACTGCAAAGTCATCTTACAGCGTGAATTCCTATGAATACGATGGCATGGGAAGACTTGTAAGCAAAATTGACCCTGTCGGAAATATAATCGAAAAGATAAACTACAACAGAAACAGTGCACAAATAGAGTCCTACGACGGAGAAGACCATAAAAAGACCTTTGAATACAATAAGGACGGAAAACTAAGTGTAATAAAACAAAGAAATGAATCGGGAGAATATATAGTATCACAGCAGTACTATGATGCAAAGGGCAATGTTGCCTATGTTATAGATGGAAGAGAAAATATTACGGTATACAACTATGATGAGCAAGACAATTTAACCGGTGTAAGTTCCTATGCAAAAGTAAAGGAAGGGGTATACAAACTAACCGATACCACAAGATATATCTATGACAAAAACGGAAATATGAAGAGCCAGGAGATTAACGGTATTGTAACAAATACCTTCAATTACAATGCGAGAAACCTGGTAATGGAAAAAGAATATCCCGGAACATCAAATAATATTGTAAGTTATTACTACTATGCCGATGGAAATGTAAAAGAGGTAATTGACAGGAAAAATATTAAAACCCAATACAAGTACAACCCACAAGGATTAGTTGTAGAAGAAAAAGCAGTACAGATAGGAGCTAACGGAACAGAGCAAAGCTATACAAAGAAAAACTATGAATATGATCCTACAGGAAATCAATTGAAGTCAATATTGATTTCTTCCACAACTACTGAAGTAGTAGAAAGAACTTATGATGAATTGGGCAGAGTAAAGACAAAAGGTGTTTCAAATGTAGAAGGAAAGATACTGTACATATATGACATTGTAACAAGTGATGGACTAACAGCAGAGACTTCTATTGACCAGAAGAACAACATAACCACAAAAGTATATGATAAAGCCGGAAGACTAGCCTTTGTGAAAAACGGTGATATCAACGCAGAAAATATAGCAGAATACGACTATTACAAAAACGGAGCAGCAAAGAGTGTAATTTATGCCGGTGGTGCAAGGGAAGACTATATATATTATCCGGACGGAAGACTTAAATCCCTTGTAAATACCGACAATAAAGGTGTAGCCTTTGAAAGCTATGTATATACCTATGATGCAAATGGCAATATGCTTTCAAAAGAAGATAAAAAAGGAATAACGACTTATACCTATGACAATCTCAACCGCTTGAAGACAGTGGATGAGAAATATAGCGGAAAAGTTACTGAGTATACCTATGATAAGTTAGGAAATAGAAGTACAGCGAAAATAAAAGAAAATGGTATAATAATTGAAGAAGTTTACAAATACAATTATGATTTAAATCAATTGACTTCTGTAATTACAAAGAAAAACGGAGTAGCAATTTCAACAACAAATTATGAGTATGATGCAAACGGTAATCTGACAAGCTCAGTTACAGACGGAGAGACAACTACATATGCTTACGATGAATTTAACCAGCTTATAAGTGTAGATGGTGCAAAATATAGTTACAATGCAGAAGGCTACAGAGTAAGCAAGAATGTAAACGGATCTTTGACAAGGTATATATATGAATATGATAAGGTTGTATTGGAAATCAATGCTGCCGGAAACCAAGTAGGTAGAAACATCTATGGCACAAACCTGTTAATGAGAACTGCCGATGGGCAAAGTTACTACTACATGTACAACGGTCATGCCGATGTGACAGCACTGATTAATGCTGCAACAGGCAATATAGACGCTACCTACTACTATGATGCTTTTGGTAACATAGTAGAATCAACCGGTGTGGCAAAGGATAAAAACTCTATCCTATATGCTGGCTACCAATATGACAAAGAAACAGGGCTATATTATCTCAACGCTAGAATGTATGATCCCAAAATAGCAAGGTTCCTGCAGGAGGATACATATACCGGTGACCCTAATGATCCGTTGAGTTTGAATTTGTACACTTATTGTGCAAATAACCCATTAATATACTATGATCCAACAGGACATAGTTGGATATCAGACAAAATTAATGATTATAAAGAAGCATTTAGAATACTATTCCTTGCATCAGAAGAAGAACGGTATGAAGCATTTAGACTTATTTATGAATATGGTGATAATAGTGTTTACACAAATGTTGTGACTAGCATTGCTTATGGAATGGCTGAAGCTGGTGACGCATTTAAAGATCCAGTGAAACAAATGGAAGAAAATAACGCAATATTGGATTCTGTGCTTTCTAATGACTTAGGATTAAAGGATTCGAAAGTCTACAATATTGCCAAAAAGGTTTTTGGTAAGGAAATAAAGAAGGTTGAAGCTGGAGCAATATATTGCGTAAATATGGTTAAGGGTGTTGGAATGCTTGGTTATAGCATTGCAAATAATCAATATAACCAAACAAAGTTTTTGTTTAATACTGCAAGCTTTCTTACAGGAAATGCTAGCTATGAGGCATGGCAAAAATCAGCAGCTGACTATTATAACAGCCAAATGAACATGTTAAATATGCCTGCTAATATAGTTTTAGGAGCTATAAATGATGTTGGAACGCTCTTAAATCCCCAAAAAGCATATGATTTTTTCATTAACCCTGATGCGAGCTTAGCATCTATAGCAGAATATCAATCAGCAGGATTAAATACTGCTATGTGGGCAATACCAGCAGGAAAAGCATTACCAAAGTTTAAGGCAGGTTTTACAGAAGCGTTTAATGCGGCATGGTCAAAAGGAATGTCAGAATCATATGCTTTAGCTACAGAGCTTGGTCCAGTTGGTGGAGGAACATTTAAACCTCAAGTATTCGCTGATGCATTACGTCAAGGCATTAAAGGCGGTATTTCGTACATTAAGAATGGTGGAAATGCGATAGTTGGCAAAAGTAAGCCAGAAGTTTACGTTCGTTATTCTTCAGAAGCAGAAGCATTGGCAACTAAAGAAGCAGGAGGACTTGTGCCTAAAATACACAATAATGGTAGTGTTTCAAGAGGTGCTAAATGGATTTCTGAAGAGGGCAAGTCACGCGTAGTAAGAAATTTAGGAAAAACAAGTAATTATACTTATAAAATAACGATGAAATTAAAGGCTGGTACAAAACAATGGCTTGAGTCCATGGCGATAATGTATGATGAATTAATTGGTGGAGAATCAAATAATGCTGGTAATGTATTTTTAAAATCTAATGAGGTGGGGTCATATGGTATAGGTGCAGATTTGCTTGCAGAGTTCAATAGCCGTATAATTGACATAATAATAGAAAAAATTAAATAA
- a CDS encoding DUF6881 domain-containing protein yields MKYLMIDWIHNFSDEPIKIYSEIDEQRNEIRKVELFRDGKIGYATETIEFGGCRLSIYPIPEIEEIATDPQFKPIEITKEEFEKVWQSRVKIECENI; encoded by the coding sequence ATGAAGTATTTAATGATTGATTGGATTCATAATTTTTCTGATGAACCAATTAAAATATATTCAGAAATTGATGAACAAAGAAATGAGATAAGAAAAGTTGAGTTGTTTAGAGATGGTAAAATAGGCTATGCAACTGAAACGATTGAGTTTGGTGGTTGTAGGTTGTCTATATACCCTATACCTGAAATTGAAGAAATAGCTACCGATCCTCAATTCAAGCCTATTGAGATAACAAAAGAAGAATTTGAAAAAGTATGGCAGTCTAGAGTAAAAATTGAGTGTGAAAATATTTGA
- the tnpA gene encoding IS66 family insertion sequence element accessory protein TnpA: MDMEKVTTEQQLSRWAQLIQNRLESGQSIKEFCRTNGVSKATYYYWQKKVSEAKCTVVEEVKESKIEVPSGWMQLASKPVYPAKATLEIKINGCNVTVNTETDLELLKKVCQVLMSL, encoded by the coding sequence ATGGACATGGAAAAAGTAACAACTGAACAACAATTATCTAGGTGGGCACAATTAATACAAAACCGGCTTGAAAGTGGGCAAAGTATCAAAGAGTTTTGCCGAACGAATGGAGTAAGCAAAGCTACATACTACTATTGGCAAAAGAAAGTCAGTGAAGCAAAGTGTACAGTAGTTGAAGAAGTAAAAGAATCCAAAATCGAAGTACCAAGTGGATGGATGCAGCTTGCATCGAAACCGGTGTACCCTGCAAAAGCTACACTGGAAATTAAAATTAATGGCTGTAATGTCACTGTAAATACGGAAACAGACTTAGAATTATTGAAAAAAGTTTGCCAGGTGTTGATGTCGTTATGA